The sequence below is a genomic window from Nostoc flagelliforme CCNUN1.
TTAAGAATTTTAGTTCTAACTGTATATCCTAGACTAATTAGAGCATCTCTAAAACCTCGCTGATCTTGTGGGTCTTTTAAGCCAGTGTACCAGAATGCATTAATTAATGTTGTTTCTGATTGCTCATGTTTGAAGTATTCTAAAACTCGTCGCGGGTCAAAAAACCAACCATTTTTTTGTTGAGCATAGAACATATTGTTTCCGTCTACAAAAATAGACAGACGATTCATTGGAGAACCCATACAAATTTACACCTAATAATATATATGAATTTAGATGGAACAATAGATTATAGCAATTTTCAAATGCCTTGTTTGCTAATATCTATAAACTAACTCTTCATCTGTAGCTTTTATCCTACGTCTTTCAAGGCATAAAAACGCCTGCAATATTGGAGTTAAGATACTGGGTGCTAAACCTTATTCACCTCCGACACTGCAAGAGCCACCCTGTGATCAAAATCTACCAATAAAATTGAACTAGTAACAGCATTCATAACGGTATAACACTAAATTTTACTCCTAAAGAGGTATAGCATAGGCTTAGAGTAGGATATAAGTTGCTCCCTATCTATAGGTTTAGCTTTCAGTATAAGGATACGCTTTGTGGGTAGTACCAATATTGCGCCAAAGACAGAAGACAACCTTGGGACAGCTTCTGGTAAAACCCCAGTTAAGAGCGTACTTGTTGGTTAGGTTAGGGGAAATCTCGCCGCAACCAAGTACACAGACGAAGTATATCCGGCTATGATCTGTGAGAGAATCACTAGTTGTAACTCACTCCACAGAAAAATAATAATTTAGACAGTACCAAAGTAGGAATCTCTTGGGGGCTACCTTTGCCAATAAAAGTTTGTTGATGAATAGAAGATACTTTACAAATGTATAAGATTGTCATTTAAGTCTTATTTCAATGTACTTGTACTAAAACGTGGTCTGAATAAATAAAAGTGTTGGACTTAAATCAATCAGTAACACGATATGGCAGAAGAACCTACATCTACCTTAACTAAAAACTATGTCTCTGCTGCCAATAGACTGTCAAGTAAACCGACAAAAGTAACGTCAGCAGCATCAGCTCGTCAGTCTAGGTGGATGCTTCTCTTAGGTCATATCCTCGCTGGCGGTTGGGCAATGGGTGCAGCAGTGCTGAGTGCTTCTGGTGGACAATTGGTTCAATTGATGGAAAATAAGGCGGTTTCTGCCTTTTTTCAAGTGCGTGGGCCGATTTTGCCTCCAGAAAACATCGTAATTTTAGCAATAGACGATCAGTCAATATCAGTTCCCGCACAGTACTATGAAACAAATCCAAAACAGTATGCCTACCTAGAAACACTTAAATCTTTTCCTTATAAACGGGCTGCTTATGCTCAGGTAATTACAAAGTTAATCAAAGCAGGTGTCCGCTCTGTAGCGGTAGATGTCGTTTTTGGCACGCCAAGCAGTTATGGAGCTACTGACGATCGCCAACTCCAGGCAGTATTGCAAAAATATGGCAGCAAAGTTACCTTAGCAGCCCTCTACGAAAATTCCCAGACGCACCAAGGGTCTTTTATGCAACGGATAGACCCACAACAGATGTTTCGTACAGGGTCAGTGTCGATTGGCTCAGTTAATTTCCCCTTGGAAGCGGATGGTAAAATTCATCGATTGGCGAGTGAGTTTTCTAAGTTATTACCTGAAGATAATTTGCTCGAGAAGCTACCCTCTTTTGATGAAGCAGCAATCAGAGCAGCACAAGTAAATTATCCCCGACCAAAGGGCGATCGCATTAATTTTTGGGGGCCTGCGGGTACATTTGAGCAAATACCATTTTGGCATGTACTCGATCCGGAAAACTGGAACACCTATTTGGAGCAAGGAAAGGTCTTCAAAGACAAGATAGTGCTGATTGGTGCAACAGATAAGTTACACAATGATTATTATCCAGTCGCTGCTAGCAACAGCGCTAAACTCATGTCGGGCGTGGAAATTCACGCCAATGCGATCGCAACTTTGATGTCAGGTAAAGCGATCGCTCCAGGAATTAAAAGTCCACCGTTGCGGGGTTTGTTTGTGCTAGTTATAGTTGGCACTACAGCCTTGATGATTAGCAGACGCAAGCGTAGTATCAATAGATTTTTATATAGCCTCGCCCTCTCTGGCACTTGGGTAGGAATTAGCTATGGGTTATTTGTTCATGGTCAGTTAATTTTTCCCACTACTGTACCAATGATTGCGATCGCTATGATTGGATTTTCCTACCTGGGAACCTCATTAGTCAGAGAAAGTATCAAAAAAGGCCAATTAGTAGACATTTTTCAGAAATATAAAACTTCCGCCATTGTCCAAGAGATTATCAGCCAACAAGATGACTTGCAAGACCTAATCCAGCAACGAGATTTAGCCTTATCAGGAAAAGTCCTGGCTAGACGCTACAGAATTGTCAAAGTTCTCGGTTCCGGTGGATTCAGCGAAACCTACATTGCCGAAGATACCCAACGTCCTGGAAATCCGCGATGTGTTGTCAAACAACTAAAACCAGCCAACACCAAACCAGAAGCCTTGCAACTTGCCAGACGTTTATTTAACTCAGAGGCGCAAACACTCGAAAAATTGGGAACACACGCTCAAATTCCGCAACTTTTGGCGTATTTTGAAGAAGATGAAGAATTTTATTTAGTACAAGAACAGATCATTGGTCATCCTTTAAATCAAGAATTGCCAGCAGGTAGAGCAATTGAGGAAATTGCAGTTATCAAAATTGTCAGGGACTTATTGCAAACATTAACATTTGTCCATAAAAACAATGTGATTCACCGGGATATTAAACCCAGCAATATCATGCGCCGACATTCAGACGGTAAACTGATCCTGATTGACTTTGGAGCCGTCAAAGAAGTTAGTACAAGACAGCTTGAT
It includes:
- a CDS encoding serine/threonine-protein kinase, which gives rise to MAEEPTSTLTKNYVSAANRLSSKPTKVTSAASARQSRWMLLLGHILAGGWAMGAAVLSASGGQLVQLMENKAVSAFFQVRGPILPPENIVILAIDDQSISVPAQYYETNPKQYAYLETLKSFPYKRAAYAQVITKLIKAGVRSVAVDVVFGTPSSYGATDDRQLQAVLQKYGSKVTLAALYENSQTHQGSFMQRIDPQQMFRTGSVSIGSVNFPLEADGKIHRLASEFSKLLPEDNLLEKLPSFDEAAIRAAQVNYPRPKGDRINFWGPAGTFEQIPFWHVLDPENWNTYLEQGKVFKDKIVLIGATDKLHNDYYPVAASNSAKLMSGVEIHANAIATLMSGKAIAPGIKSPPLRGLFVLVIVGTTALMISRRKRSINRFLYSLALSGTWVGISYGLFVHGQLIFPTTVPMIAIAMIGFSYLGTSLVRESIKKGQLVDIFQKYKTSAIVQEIISQQDDLQDLIQQRDLALSGKVLARRYRIVKVLGSGGFSETYIAEDTQRPGNPRCVVKQLKPANTKPEALQLARRLFNSEAQTLEKLGTHAQIPQLLAYFEEDEEFYLVQEQIIGHPLNQELPAGRAIEEIAVIKIVRDLLQTLTFVHKNNVIHRDIKPSNIMRRHSDGKLILIDFGAVKEVSTRQLDHQEQSPFTIGIGTQGYAPSEQCFGRPHYSSDIYAVGMVGIKALTGIAPRELPRDADGEIKWSDAYGGKLRTQVSHSFAKILSKMVLDDFKQRYQSASEALEDLKAFDDVVNFQSIYPMLQNDSLMNTLDDLGTPTKSSSEASSETT